One genomic region from Terriglobus aquaticus encodes:
- a CDS encoding PIG-L family deacetylase gives MHVTILSPHRDDAAFSCGLTMLALLRAGARLTVLNVFTRSDYAVDLRTVDTALPLVDAVSRARRLEDERFLADVAAMAGREPGSVILQDLGDLDAPLRLSVRTEAVLEAPLTADEVQEQATHLAGRLTSGPEPDLLFAPLALGDHIDHRISREASRLACVAERLCFYEDLPYAARLSSTERKEQTIYAISSNSASLFSGWRLQIPEGRHLKSRFAKHYPSQIAPEVAEEMGLYAGEGCEDGAGAERWWAMPPAGTRVARLLQQCAAPGTLFEEQR, from the coding sequence GTGCACGTCACCATCCTCTCTCCGCATCGGGATGATGCGGCGTTCTCCTGCGGCTTGACGATGCTTGCGCTGTTGCGAGCGGGCGCGCGCCTAACGGTGCTGAACGTGTTCACGCGCAGCGACTATGCCGTTGACCTGCGCACGGTAGATACGGCACTGCCGCTGGTGGATGCCGTGAGCCGTGCGCGGCGGCTGGAAGACGAGCGGTTCCTCGCGGACGTAGCAGCGATGGCGGGCCGGGAACCCGGCTCTGTGATCTTGCAGGATTTGGGTGACCTGGATGCTCCGCTGCGCCTTTCCGTGCGGACGGAAGCGGTGCTGGAGGCGCCTCTGACTGCGGACGAGGTTCAGGAGCAGGCGACCCACTTGGCGGGCCGGCTGACCTCCGGCCCTGAGCCCGATCTCCTCTTCGCCCCACTGGCGCTGGGGGATCACATTGACCATCGCATCAGCCGCGAAGCTTCAAGGCTCGCTTGTGTCGCCGAGCGGCTGTGTTTCTACGAAGACCTGCCGTACGCGGCGCGGCTTTCCTCGACAGAGCGAAAGGAACAGACGATCTATGCGATATCGTCGAACTCTGCTTCGCTCTTCTCTGGCTGGAGACTACAGATTCCGGAGGGGCGGCATCTGAAATCGCGGTTCGCCAAGCACTACCCGTCGCAGATTGCGCCAGAAGTTGCCGAAGAGATGGGGCTGTACGCGGGGGAAGGGTGCGAGGACGGTGCCGGTGCGGAACGCTGGTGGGCAATGCCCCCTGCCGGTACCCGCGTGGCCAGGTTGCTGCAGCAATGCGCAGCGCCGGGCACCCTTTTTGAGGAGCAACGGTGA
- a CDS encoding glycosyltransferase family 2 protein, producing MPAVSILMPVWNNEQNLREAIESVRAQTMSSWELLLIDDGSEDSSLRIALDCAEADPDRIRILRHPGGENRGSSASRNLGLRHARGELLAFLDADDVWLPDCLALQMWEMTQRPEAAMVFGAAERWCNPDEPFNEAKARRADWGDNYIPPVVPAGEFLGVLPLGSLLEWYLEDESKVPCICSVLLRTAVARAVGGFDEAFRGLYDDQAFHAKVSLAYPVVAHDACVARYRQHAGSCCAEARADDALQEQGRAAFLTWLARYRRMLVRSLPPLTVEQPQA from the coding sequence GTGCCGGCCGTTTCGATCCTGATGCCGGTGTGGAACAACGAACAGAACCTGCGAGAGGCGATCGAGAGCGTTCGGGCGCAGACGATGTCCTCCTGGGAGCTGCTGCTGATCGATGACGGTTCGGAAGACTCCAGCCTGCGGATCGCGCTGGATTGTGCAGAAGCCGATCCGGACCGCATTCGCATCCTGCGGCATCCCGGCGGAGAGAACCGCGGCAGCAGCGCGTCCCGGAACCTTGGCCTGCGCCATGCGCGCGGTGAATTACTGGCCTTTCTGGATGCCGACGATGTGTGGCTGCCGGACTGCCTCGCGCTGCAGATGTGGGAGATGACGCAGCGCCCGGAGGCCGCGATGGTCTTCGGCGCGGCTGAGCGCTGGTGCAACCCGGACGAGCCGTTCAACGAGGCAAAGGCGCGAAGGGCAGACTGGGGCGACAACTACATCCCGCCTGTGGTTCCAGCGGGTGAGTTCCTGGGTGTACTGCCGCTGGGCTCGCTGCTGGAGTGGTACCTCGAAGATGAGTCCAAGGTCCCATGCATCTGCAGCGTCTTGCTGCGAACCGCAGTGGCGCGCGCCGTGGGCGGCTTTGACGAGGCGTTCCGGGGCTTATACGACGATCAGGCGTTTCACGCCAAGGTGTCGCTGGCTTACCCGGTCGTTGCGCATGACGCGTGTGTGGCGCGCTATCGCCAGCACGCCGGATCGTGCTGCGCTGAGGCGCGGGCCGATGACGCCCTGCAAGAGCAAGGCCGCGCGGCGTTTCTGACGTGGCTTGCACGGTACCGCCGCATGCTGGTGCGTTCGCTGCCGCCGCTCACGGTCGAGCAGCCGCAGGCGTAA